One genomic window of Medicago truncatula cultivar Jemalong A17 chromosome 1, MtrunA17r5.0-ANR, whole genome shotgun sequence includes the following:
- the LOC112418430 gene encoding uncharacterized protein, whose protein sequence is MPPRKNDQTLRDIQMEEMRRQIQQLQEIVNAQQAQLEAQHMQSDVDESSSESSSLRSRRPQRQSFRDNDIKVDIPDFEGKLHPDEFVDWLQTVERVFEYKEILEEKKVKIIAVKLKKHASIWWENLKMKRAREGKSKIKTWEKMRRELSKKFLPSHYYQDSFIQLQNLRQKNFSVEEYTREFEKLMMKCDIHEREEQTIACYLGRLNTDVAHPVQLQQYWSLDDVVRLAMRVEKHLPKKHSYRNFSSTENSSYPRKTDNDQPSTSTKPSPKPTTENKPKATKTITIIKGEAYENVDEETNRDEPEKEEVLEPIYDEELIVADHGESLVIRRSLHTMSAQEEYWLRKNIFHTRCTTAGKVCDVIIDSGSCENVVSNYMVEKLEMPTQCHPHPYKLQWLNKGSEVKVTKRCLVSFSIGQKYQDQVWCDIVPMDACHLLLGRPCQYDRRAHHDCYTNTYSFVKDGVKIKLTPLPPSGLDKNKNESKPLVSLITKTRFKEAVDEVQTMSFILMFEENAETVLPVEIEQMLSEFPDVVPEDVPQGLPPMRDIQHAIDFIPGAVIPNRPAYRMSPQEHAEVTRQVEELLKKGLIQESVSPCAVPAILVPKKDGS, encoded by the exons atgccTCCAAGAAAAAACGACCAAACACTTAGGGATAttcaaatggaagaaatgaGAAGACAAATCCAACAGTTACAAGAAATTGTAAATGCACAACAAGCACAATTGGAAGCCCAACACATGCAATCAGACGTTGATGAATCAAGTAGCGAATCATCATCATTAAGAAGTCGTCGTCCACAAAGACAATCATTCAGAGACAACGACATCAAGGTAGATATTCCTGATTTTGAAGGAAAACTACATCCAGATGAGTTCGTTGATTGGCTCCAAACTGTTGAACGAGTCTTCGAGTATAAAGAGATacttgaagaaaagaaagtcaaGATCATTGCTGTCAAATTAAAGAAGCATGCTTCCATTTGGTGGGAAAATCTAAAAATGAAGCGAGCCCGTGAAGGAAAAAGCAAGATCAAGACTTGGGAGAAAATGCGTCGAGAACTAAGCAAAAAGTTCTTGCCTTCTCACTACTACCAAGATAGTTTTATTCAACTACAGAACCTTCGTCAGAAAAACTTTTCTGTAGAAGAATACACTAGAGAATTTGAGAAGTTAATGATGAAGTGCGACATTCATGAAAGGGAGGAGCAGACAATAGCTTGTTACCTTGGTAGATTAAACACTGACGTTGCTCATCCAGTTCAGCTCCAACAATACTGGTCATTAGACGATGTTGTTCGTTTGGCCATGCGAGTGGAGAAACATTTACCCAAGAAGCATTCTTATAGGAATTTTTCCTCCACTGAGAATTCTTCTTATCCCCGCAAAACAGACAACGATCAGCCCAGTACTTCTACAAAACCTTCTCCTAAACCCACTACAGAAAATAAACCCAAAGCTACCAA AACCATCACCATCATCAAAGGAGAAGCTTATGAAAATGTTGATGAGGAAACAAACCGAGATGAACCAGAAAAAGAAGAAGTGTTAGAGCCAATTTATGATGAAGAGCTCATTGTTGCTGATCATGGCGAGTCTCTAGTGATCAGACGAAGCCTACACACGATGTCAGCTCAAGAAGAGTATTGGTTGAGGAAAAACATTTTCCATACTCGTTGCACCACTGCTGGAAAAGTTTGTGATGTTATAATAGATAGTGGTAGTTGTGAAAATGTGGTGTCGAACTACATGGTAGAGAAGTTAGAGATGCCAACACAATGTCATCCTCATCCTTACAAACTACAATGGCTCAACAAAGGTAGTGAAGTGAAGGTTACGAAGCGTTGCCTTGTGAGTTTTTCCATTGGTCAGAAGTATCAAGATCAAGTTTGGTGTGATATCGTCCCAATGGATGCATGTCATCTTCTCCTTGGAAGACCCTGTCAATACGATCGTCGTGCCCATCATGATTGTTATACCAACACCTACTCCTTTGTCAAAGATGGAGTAAAAATCAAGTTAACTCCATTACCACCGAGTGgacttgataaaaacaaaaatgagtcCAAGCCATTAGTGTCTTTAATCACTAAGACTCGGTTCAAAGAAGCTGTGGACGAAGTCCAAACCATGAGCTTTATTCTAATGTTCGAAGAAAATGCAGAAACTGTCCTTCCAGTAGAAATTGAACAAATGCTCAGTGAATTCCCAGATGTAGTACCAGAAGACGTTCCACAAGGATTGCCGCCGATGCGAGACATTCAACATGCTATTGACTTTATTCCTGGAGCTGTCATTCCTAATAGACCAGCTTATAGAATGAGTCCACAAGAGCATGCTGAAGTCACACGTCAAGTTGAAGAATTGCTGAAAAAAGGACTAATACAGGAAAGTGTTAGCCCTTGTGCTGTTCCTGCAATTTTAGTACCCAAAAAGGATGGAAGCTAG